The nucleotide window CGCGTCGGCCTACTGGTTCGCCTACTTCCTGATCATCCTGCCCCTGCTGGGCGTGATCGAGAAACCGTTGCCGCAGCCCGAGACCATCGAGGCGGATTTCGAGGCGCACAAGGCGGCAAGCGGCGGCACGGCCACCGTTGCCAGCCCGGCCGAGTAAGAGAAAGGACGAGGCAAATGTTCAAGACAGTCGCGATCAGCGCAGTTACCGCCCTGGCCCTTTCGACCGGCGGCGTGATGGCCGCGGGCGGCGAGGGCCACGTAAAGGACGTGGACTTCTCGTTCGAGGGGCCGTTCGGCAGCTTCGACCAGTTCCAGCTTCAGCGCGGCCTGCAGGTCTATACCGAGATCTGTTCGGCGTGCCACGGCCTGCAATACGTGCCGCTGCGCACGCTGGGCGATGAAGGCGGACCGCATTTCTCGGAGGCCGAGGTGCGCGCCTATGCCGAGAATTACGAGGTTTTCGACGAGGAACTGGATGATTTCCGCGCGGCACGCCCGGTCGACCATTTCCCCGGCTCGAACATGGAGAACGCGCCGGACCTGAGCCTGATGGCCAAAGCCCGCGCCGGGTTCCACGGGCCGGAAGGCACCGGGATCAACCAGCTTGTGAAAGGTATGGGCGGCCCGGAATACATCTATTCGCTGCTGACCAGCTATACCGGCGAGACCAAGGAAGAAGCCGGCACCACGTTCTATGAGAACGAGGCGTTCCCCGGCGGCTGGATCGCCATGGCGCCGCCGCTTTACGGTGAGGACGTGGAGTATGCCGACGGTCACGAGAACGACCTGAGCGCGATCTCCAAGGACGTCGCGGCCTTCCTGATGTGGACGGCGGAACCCAAGATGATGGATCGCAAGCAGGCGGGCCTGACCGGGGTGATCTTCCTGACGCTGCTGTCGGTGCTGCTGTACCTGACGAACAAGCGGATCTGGAAGCCGATCAAGAAGAAATACGAAAGCTGAACGACCGGCCTTCGCTGAGATATGGAATTCCCCGTTGCGATGCAGCGGGGGTTTTTGCTTGGGGAGTGGGGATTGGCGATGCGCGCTTGCTGCGCCTCGATCCCGTGTAGGGTCGACGACTAACGCGGGAGCGGGTTCAGCGCCTTGTTGTAGGGCTCCCAGTCGGTGATCTCGGGGTAGTATTTCTCGCGCCAGCGGCGGACGCGGGGGTTCATGACCCGGCGCCAGAGCGGCGGGATCATCGCGGCCACTGTCATCACCGGGTAGCCATAGGGCAGTTGCGGCGCCTCGTCCTCGGAGTAGTTCTGCAGGAGCGGGAAGCGGCGGTTGGGCTTGTAGTGGTGGTCGGAATGGCGTTGCAGGTTGATCAGCAGCCAGTTCGACGCCTTCTGCGCGGCGTTCCAGCTGTGCTGGGGTTTGACGTGCTCGTACTTGCCGTCGCCCAAGTGCTTGCGGGTGAGGCCGTAATGTTCGACGTAGTTGACCAGTTCCAGCTGCCAGATGGCTATGAAGGCCTGCCAGACAAAGAGCGCCAACCCAATCCAGCCGCCGATGAGCGCGGCGAGGAGCAGCATGAAGGCCTGCAAGCCCCAGTATTTCCAGAACGGGTTCTTGAGGTCCCACCACGGCTTGCCCTTGCGGGCCAGCAGGGCCTTTTCGGCTTTCCACGAGGACATCAGGCTTTCGCGCAGGACGCGGGGGAAGAAGCGGTGGAAGCCCTCGTTGTAGCGGGCCGTCACGGGGTCGCGCGGGGTGCCGACGTGGCGGTGATGGACCTGAAGGTGCTCGGACCGGAAATGCGAGTAGAGCACCATCGACAGGAGCGCGTCGCCCAGGAAACGCTCGCCCTTGCCTTTCTGGTGCATGAGTTCGTGCGAGAAGTTGATGCCGACCGTGCCGGAAATCACGCCCATGCCGAAGAACAGAAGGATGGTTTCCAAAGCGTTCAGATGCGCGTCGCCGGGGCCGGTGGCGTACCAGATCATCCAGAAAAGCAGGCAGAACTGCACCGGCGGCCAGAGCACGGTGACGGCGGTGTACATGCGGATATGCTGCTGGCGCGTTTCGGGGTCGAGATTGTCGAGCTCCAGCCCTAGCACGGCGTCGAGCGCGGCGAAGAAATACCAGGTGAAGAGCGGCAGCAGGAAGACCGTCCAGCCGCCCTGGGTGGCGCTGATGACGGCCAGCGGGACAAGTGAGAAGGCGGCCCAGAAGGGCAGCGCGCGCCGGAGGGTTTCGACCTTGTCGGCGGGAAGGTATTTGGGCGTGGTGGTCTGCATGGCCTTCACCTTTTTGCCCGCGATTGTAGCGTGA belongs to Roseovarius sp. THAF27 and includes:
- a CDS encoding alkane 1-monooxygenase; this encodes MQTTTPKYLPADKVETLRRALPFWAAFSLVPLAVISATQGGWTVFLLPLFTWYFFAALDAVLGLELDNLDPETRQQHIRMYTAVTVLWPPVQFCLLFWMIWYATGPGDAHLNALETILLFFGMGVISGTVGINFSHELMHQKGKGERFLGDALLSMVLYSHFRSEHLQVHHRHVGTPRDPVTARYNEGFHRFFPRVLRESLMSSWKAEKALLARKGKPWWDLKNPFWKYWGLQAFMLLLAALIGGWIGLALFVWQAFIAIWQLELVNYVEHYGLTRKHLGDGKYEHVKPQHSWNAAQKASNWLLINLQRHSDHHYKPNRRFPLLQNYSEDEAPQLPYGYPVMTVAAMIPPLWRRVMNPRVRRWREKYYPEITDWEPYNKALNPLPR
- a CDS encoding cytochrome c1, coding for MFKTVAISAVTALALSTGGVMAAGGEGHVKDVDFSFEGPFGSFDQFQLQRGLQVYTEICSACHGLQYVPLRTLGDEGGPHFSEAEVRAYAENYEVFDEELDDFRAARPVDHFPGSNMENAPDLSLMAKARAGFHGPEGTGINQLVKGMGGPEYIYSLLTSYTGETKEEAGTTFYENEAFPGGWIAMAPPLYGEDVEYADGHENDLSAISKDVAAFLMWTAEPKMMDRKQAGLTGVIFLTLLSVLLYLTNKRIWKPIKKKYES